The Microbacterium limosum genome contains a region encoding:
- a CDS encoding MaoC family dehydratase N-terminal domain-containing protein, translating to MPVNPELVGRVFPPTDPYLVGREKVREFARAVFATDPSHTDPEAARALGYADVVAPPTFAMVIQDLTLQQLLAEPDSGIALERTIHAEQRFRYTRPIVAGDELRASLSVVGVRAVGGNAMVTSEAEITDAAGEHVVTATSVLLIGAES from the coding sequence GTGCCAGTGAACCCCGAGCTGGTCGGGCGTGTCTTCCCCCCGACCGATCCGTACCTCGTGGGCCGCGAGAAGGTGCGCGAGTTCGCGCGCGCCGTCTTCGCGACCGACCCGTCGCATACCGATCCCGAGGCCGCTCGTGCTCTCGGCTATGCCGACGTCGTGGCGCCTCCCACGTTCGCGATGGTCATCCAAGACCTCACTCTGCAGCAGCTGCTCGCGGAGCCCGACTCGGGCATCGCCCTCGAGCGCACCATCCACGCCGAGCAGCGCTTCCGCTACACGCGGCCGATCGTGGCGGGCGACGAGCTGCGGGCGAGCCTGTCGGTCGTCGGCGTGCGCGCCGTGGGCGGCAACGCGATGGTCACGAGCGAGGCCGAGATCACCGATGCCGCCGGCGAGCACGTGGTGACCGCGACATCCGTCCTGCTGATCGGAGCCGAGTCATGA
- a CDS encoding MaoC/PaaZ C-terminal domain-containing protein gives MTRGSVEVGTVVADRTVHLTRESLVRYAGASGDFNPIHYRDDIAAHVGLPGVLAHGMLTMGLAGAAVVPWLGDAARILEYGVRFTRPVVVDADSGADVSVRAVIAQVDAEAGTARVDLTVTHADQTVLGKAQLRVRLD, from the coding sequence ATGACGCGGGGGAGCGTCGAGGTCGGCACCGTCGTCGCCGACCGCACCGTGCATCTCACGCGCGAGTCGCTCGTGCGGTACGCGGGCGCCAGTGGCGATTTCAATCCCATCCACTACCGCGACGACATCGCCGCCCACGTGGGCCTGCCCGGTGTGCTCGCGCACGGCATGCTCACGATGGGGCTGGCCGGGGCGGCTGTCGTCCCGTGGCTCGGCGACGCCGCGCGCATCCTCGAGTACGGCGTGCGGTTCACGCGGCCGGTCGTCGTCGACGCCGACAGCGGAGCCGACGTGAGCGTGCGCGCCGTCATCGCGCAGGTGGATGCCGAGGCGGGCACCGCGCGTGTCGACCTCACCGTCACGCACGCCGATCAGACGGTGCTCGGCAAGGCGCAGCTGCGCGTACGCCTGGACTGA
- a CDS encoding pyridoxal phosphate-dependent aminotransferase, with the protein MTERAPLSRKLSAIAESATLKVDAKAKALQAAGRPVISYAAGEPDFATPQFIVDAAAEALHDPANYRYTPAAGLPVLREAIAAKTLRDSGLEVDPSQIVVTNGGKQAVYQAFQTVVNPGDEVLLPAPYWTTYPEAIALADGVPVEVFAGADQEYKVTVDQLEAARTDRTTVLVFVSPSNPTGAVYTPEETKAIGEWALAHGIWVVTDEIYQNLVYEGARAVSIVEAVPEVAGQTLLVNGVAKTYAMTGWRVGWMTGPKDAVKLAGNLQSHLSSNVNNIAQRAALAALTGPQDEPEAFRTAFDRRRSLIVAELSKIEGITVPTPLGAFYVYPDVSGLLGREWAGTTPTTSLELADLILEQAEVAVVPGEAFGPSGYLRLSYALGDEALVEGIQRLQRLFA; encoded by the coding sequence GTGACCGAACGCGCTCCTCTCTCCCGCAAGCTGTCCGCGATCGCCGAATCGGCGACCCTCAAGGTCGACGCCAAGGCCAAGGCCCTGCAGGCGGCGGGGCGCCCTGTCATCTCCTACGCGGCGGGCGAGCCCGACTTCGCGACGCCGCAGTTCATCGTGGATGCCGCGGCCGAGGCCCTGCACGACCCGGCCAACTACCGCTACACCCCCGCCGCGGGGCTCCCCGTGCTGCGCGAGGCGATAGCCGCCAAGACCCTCCGCGACTCCGGTCTCGAGGTCGACCCCTCGCAGATCGTCGTGACCAACGGCGGCAAGCAGGCCGTCTACCAGGCGTTCCAGACCGTCGTGAACCCCGGCGACGAGGTCCTGCTGCCCGCCCCCTACTGGACGACCTATCCCGAGGCGATCGCCCTCGCCGACGGCGTGCCGGTGGAGGTCTTCGCGGGCGCCGACCAGGAGTACAAGGTCACGGTCGACCAGCTCGAGGCGGCCCGCACCGACCGCACGACCGTGCTCGTCTTCGTCTCGCCCTCGAACCCCACCGGCGCGGTCTACACGCCCGAGGAGACGAAGGCGATCGGCGAATGGGCGCTGGCGCACGGCATCTGGGTGGTCACGGACGAGATCTACCAGAACCTCGTCTACGAGGGCGCCCGTGCCGTGTCGATCGTGGAGGCGGTTCCCGAGGTCGCCGGCCAGACCCTGCTCGTCAACGGCGTCGCGAAGACCTACGCGATGACCGGCTGGCGCGTGGGCTGGATGACGGGACCCAAGGACGCGGTGAAGCTGGCCGGGAACCTGCAGTCCCACCTCTCGAGCAACGTCAACAACATCGCCCAGCGCGCGGCGCTCGCCGCACTGACCGGCCCGCAGGACGAGCCGGAGGCGTTCCGCACCGCCTTCGACCGGCGCCGCTCGCTCATCGTCGCCGAGCTGTCCAAGATCGAGGGGATCACGGTGCCCACACCCCTCGGCGCCTTCTACGTCTACCCCGACGTCTCGGGCCTGCTCGGTCGCGAGTGGGCGGGCACGACGCCGACGACATCGCTCGAGCTCGCCGACCTCATCCTGGAGCAGGCCGAGGTCGCCGTCGTGCCCGGCGAGGCGTTCGGGCCGAGCGGGTACCTGCGCCTGTCCTACGCGCTCGGCGACGAAGCGCTTGTCGAAGGCATCCAGCGCCTGCAGCGACTGTTCGCCTGA
- a CDS encoding MIP/aquaporin family protein, translating to MARALVGEFLGSALLAVVVVGSGIAAASLSPNDVGLQLLENAFATALGLAVLILVFASVSGAHFNPVVTLVDAALHGARPSAVASYIPVQIVGCVAGAVLANVLFDVSFAWSTTDRASVPRLVSEVVATWGLVLVIFALVRTGRSHLAAPAVGAYIGAAYFFTSSTSFANPAITVGRAFSDTFAGIAPASVLPFIGAQLLGGAIGWATVRLLFPRVQPAVG from the coding sequence ATGGCGCGGGCCCTCGTCGGTGAATTCCTCGGCAGCGCCCTGCTCGCCGTCGTCGTCGTGGGCTCGGGGATCGCCGCGGCATCCCTCTCGCCGAACGACGTGGGCCTGCAGTTGCTCGAGAACGCCTTCGCCACGGCCCTCGGGCTGGCCGTGCTGATCCTCGTCTTCGCCTCCGTGTCGGGGGCGCACTTCAACCCCGTCGTCACGCTCGTCGACGCGGCGCTTCACGGTGCGCGCCCGTCGGCCGTCGCGTCGTACATTCCGGTCCAGATCGTGGGCTGCGTCGCGGGTGCCGTTCTGGCGAACGTCCTCTTCGACGTCTCGTTCGCGTGGAGCACGACCGACCGCGCGAGCGTGCCTCGCCTCGTGAGCGAGGTCGTCGCGACCTGGGGCCTCGTCCTGGTGATCTTCGCGCTCGTGCGCACGGGCCGATCGCACCTTGCGGCGCCCGCGGTCGGCGCCTACATCGGCGCCGCCTACTTCTTCACGTCCTCGACCAGCTTCGCCAACCCCGCCATCACCGTCGGCCGTGCCTTCAGCGACACCTTCGCAGGCATCGCGCCGGCATCCGTCCTGCCGTTCATCGGCGCTCAGCTGCTGGGCGGTGCGATCGGCTGGGCGACGGTGCGGCTGCTCTTCCCGCGCGTCCAGCCGGCGGTCGGCTGA
- a CDS encoding sulfite exporter TauE/SafE family protein, which translates to MGPANDVTTPTWGVSRVLVHVAIGLAAGILSGMFGVGGGTVIVPLLVLLLGYPQRLATGTSLAAIVPTATVGVISYGVSGDVGWVQALILAAGAVIGAQAGSWLLPRVPVRALQFGFAAFLVAVIVSLFFIIPTRGEPFELTWWAVLGLVGLGLVTGVLSGLLGVGGGIVVVPALMLLFGTSDLIARGTSLLMMIPTAVSGTIGNIRRGNVSLLGAAIVGLSACTTTALGAWIAKSIDPFTGNVVFAVFLAFIGGQLVWRAARGRSK; encoded by the coding sequence ATGGGTCCCGCGAACGACGTGACGACACCCACGTGGGGGGTCTCGCGCGTGCTCGTGCACGTGGCGATCGGCCTGGCCGCCGGCATCCTCTCCGGCATGTTCGGCGTCGGCGGCGGAACGGTCATCGTCCCGCTTCTCGTCCTGCTGCTCGGGTACCCGCAGCGCCTGGCCACCGGCACGTCCCTCGCCGCGATCGTGCCGACCGCGACCGTGGGGGTCATCTCGTACGGCGTCAGTGGCGATGTGGGGTGGGTGCAGGCACTCATCCTCGCCGCCGGAGCGGTCATCGGCGCCCAGGCCGGATCGTGGCTGCTGCCGCGCGTTCCCGTGCGCGCCCTGCAGTTCGGCTTCGCCGCATTCCTCGTCGCCGTCATCGTGAGCCTGTTCTTCATCATCCCGACCCGTGGCGAGCCGTTCGAGCTCACGTGGTGGGCGGTGCTCGGTCTCGTGGGCCTCGGGCTCGTGACCGGCGTCCTCTCCGGGCTGCTGGGCGTCGGCGGCGGCATCGTGGTCGTCCCCGCGCTCATGCTCCTCTTCGGCACGAGCGACCTGATCGCGCGCGGCACGAGCCTGCTCATGATGATCCCCACCGCCGTCTCGGGCACGATCGGCAACATCCGACGCGGCAACGTGAGCCTTCTCGGCGCCGCCATCGTCGGCTTGTCGGCGTGCACGACGACGGCCCTCGGCGCGTGGATCGCCAAGTCGATCGACCCCTTCACGGGCAACGTCGTCTTCGCGGTCTTCCTCGCCTTCATCGGCGGCCAGCTCGTGTGGCGGGCGGCGCGGGGCCGCTCGAAGTGA
- a CDS encoding UDP-N-acetylmuramate dehydrogenase, translated as MPAIEPLPLARLTTLRTGGTPERMFEARSRDELIDALRETWDRGEPWLVVGGGSNLFVGDDEYDGTVVLVRTSGIQRLPAPRPGRALVRVEAGHDWDALVAYTVAEGLAGIEAMSGIPGTVGAAPVQNIGAYGQELVQTLVEVELIDESTGEVSVVPAAELGLGFRTSVLKAHYGSVAARSAVILSVTLDLADVGHGEFPVAGEQLRRALGLDAAATVSLAWVRDHVLATRAAKGMVLDDADPDTHSAGSFFQNAIVSESFARTLPPECPRWPVAPDIDPVTVIPLSAYHGVVPAPVGSSPDVKISAAWLIEHAGLRRGFRLPRSRAALSSKHALALTNRGGASAAELAELARFIQGRVASEFGLILQPEPVLVGVEL; from the coding sequence ATGCCCGCGATCGAACCCCTGCCGCTTGCGCGGCTGACCACCCTGCGAACGGGCGGGACGCCCGAGCGGATGTTCGAGGCCCGCAGCCGGGACGAGCTGATCGACGCCCTGCGTGAGACGTGGGACCGCGGCGAGCCCTGGCTGGTCGTGGGTGGCGGGTCGAACCTCTTCGTGGGCGACGACGAATACGACGGCACCGTCGTGCTGGTGCGCACGAGCGGCATCCAGCGCCTGCCCGCGCCCCGGCCGGGGCGTGCCCTCGTGCGCGTGGAGGCCGGGCACGACTGGGACGCGCTCGTCGCCTACACGGTCGCCGAGGGGCTCGCGGGTATCGAGGCGATGTCGGGCATCCCCGGAACGGTGGGGGCGGCCCCCGTGCAGAACATCGGCGCCTACGGCCAGGAGCTGGTGCAGACGCTCGTCGAGGTCGAGCTCATCGACGAGTCGACGGGAGAGGTGTCGGTCGTGCCCGCGGCCGAGCTGGGTCTCGGGTTCCGCACGTCGGTGCTGAAGGCGCATTACGGCTCGGTCGCCGCGCGCTCCGCCGTCATCCTCTCGGTGACTCTCGATCTCGCCGACGTCGGGCACGGCGAGTTCCCGGTGGCGGGCGAGCAGCTGCGCCGCGCGCTGGGGCTGGATGCCGCGGCGACCGTCTCGCTCGCCTGGGTGCGCGATCACGTGCTCGCGACGCGCGCCGCGAAGGGGATGGTGCTCGATGACGCCGACCCGGACACCCACAGCGCGGGCTCGTTCTTCCAGAACGCCATCGTGTCCGAATCCTTCGCCCGCACCCTTCCGCCCGAGTGCCCCCGTTGGCCCGTCGCGCCCGACATCGACCCCGTCACGGTCATCCCGCTCTCCGCGTACCACGGCGTCGTCCCGGCTCCGGTCGGGTCCTCGCCCGACGTCAAGATCAGCGCGGCCTGGCTGATCGAGCACGCCGGGCTCCGCCGCGGCTTCAGGCTGCCTCGCTCGAGGGCGGCGCTCTCGAGCAAGCACGCACTGGCCCTGACCAATCGCGGTGGCGCGAGCGCCGCCGAGCTCGCGGAGCTGGCCCGGTTCATCCAGGGCCGGGTCGCCTCCGAGTTCGGGCTCATCCTGCAGCCCGAGCCCGTGCTGGTGGGCGTCGAGCTCTAG
- a CDS encoding potassium channel family protein translates to MTEERWQALTNWPLIVASLLFTVAYSWQVIAELSGPPRIVTGVVIVATWLLFVIDYLVRLWIAPQRGRWFRRNLGTLAMVAIPALRPLRLLRVLTVLHVMRRTAGAALRSRIMIYGAAAALLLIYLAALSVLEAERASPEANITSFGDALWWAFVTITTVGYGDYTPVTVPGRLVAVGLMVGGVAVLGTVTATLSSWVLERAAAGHDDEQPATKAQLKAISTQLEQVARGFGAPAPLPVRSDDRTPPAAPIG, encoded by the coding sequence ATGACCGAGGAACGCTGGCAGGCGCTGACGAACTGGCCCCTCATCGTCGCGTCCCTGCTGTTCACCGTCGCCTACTCGTGGCAGGTCATCGCCGAGCTCAGCGGGCCCCCACGGATCGTGACCGGGGTCGTCATCGTCGCCACCTGGCTGCTCTTCGTGATCGACTACCTCGTGCGGCTGTGGATCGCGCCGCAGCGGGGTCGGTGGTTCCGGCGCAATCTCGGCACGCTCGCGATGGTCGCGATCCCCGCTCTCAGGCCCCTGCGACTGCTGCGGGTCCTCACGGTGCTCCACGTGATGCGCCGCACCGCCGGCGCCGCGCTGCGCAGCCGGATCATGATCTACGGCGCGGCGGCGGCCCTCCTGCTCATCTACCTCGCGGCGCTGAGCGTGCTGGAGGCCGAGCGCGCCTCGCCCGAGGCGAACATCACGAGCTTCGGAGACGCGCTCTGGTGGGCGTTCGTGACCATCACCACGGTCGGCTACGGCGACTACACGCCCGTCACGGTCCCCGGACGACTCGTCGCGGTGGGACTCATGGTCGGCGGCGTCGCGGTGCTGGGAACCGTCACGGCCACCCTGTCGTCGTGGGTGCTCGAGAGGGCCGCCGCGGGCCACGACGACGAGCAGCCCGCGACGAAGGCGCAGCTGAAGGCGATCTCGACGCAGCTCGAGCAGGTCGCACGGGGATTCGGGGCACCCGCACCCCTCCCGGTGCGCTCCGACGACAGGACGCCGCCCGCTGCTCCGATAGGGTGA
- the aceB gene encoding malate synthase A gives MTLIAPPPTAPTTPTTGAPAGFEILGTMHERFDEILTPDAVAFVAALHARFGGRRHDRLAARMRRRFEIGNGRDPGFRDDTAHIREDTQWRVAGAGPGLEDRRVEITGPTDPKMTINALNSGAKVWLADQEDATSPTWRNVVGGQLALRDAIRGQLSFTSPEGKRYEVTAERTPTIVMRPRGWHLSEAHMEYTDRAGRRMTASGSLVDFGLYFFHNARALVDAGRGPYFYLAKLESSEEAGLWDDVFTFSEDYVGLPHGTVRATVLIETLPAAFEMEEILFELRDHCAGLNAGRWDYIFSIIKNYRGRGARFVMPDRSEVTMTVPFMRAYTELLVKTCHARGAHAIGGMSAFIPNRRDPEVTARAFEKVAADKKREAGDGFDGTWVAHPDLIPTAMAEFDAVLGDRPNQLDRRREDVAVTASNLLDVHIGLPITEAGVRGNVSVAIRYIEAWLRGQGAVAIDDLMEDAATAEISRSQIWQWIHQDRELADGTRITREYVEGLIDDVLDAAPRADGDRFDDAADIFREVALREEFPAFLTLTAYARHLVEL, from the coding sequence ATGACCCTCATCGCCCCTCCCCCGACCGCACCGACGACCCCGACCACTGGGGCACCCGCCGGGTTCGAGATCCTCGGGACCATGCACGAGCGCTTCGACGAGATCCTCACCCCGGATGCCGTCGCCTTCGTCGCGGCGCTGCACGCCCGCTTCGGCGGTCGGCGCCACGACCGGCTCGCGGCCCGCATGCGGCGCCGGTTCGAGATCGGCAACGGCCGCGACCCGGGCTTCCGCGACGACACCGCCCACATCCGCGAGGACACGCAGTGGCGGGTCGCCGGCGCCGGCCCCGGGCTCGAGGACCGCCGGGTCGAGATCACCGGGCCGACCGACCCGAAGATGACGATCAACGCCCTGAACTCGGGTGCGAAGGTGTGGCTGGCCGATCAGGAGGATGCCACGAGCCCCACCTGGCGGAACGTCGTCGGGGGCCAGCTCGCCCTGCGCGACGCGATCCGCGGGCAGCTCTCCTTCACGAGCCCCGAGGGCAAGCGCTACGAGGTCACGGCCGAGCGCACACCGACCATCGTGATGCGCCCCCGCGGGTGGCACCTGAGCGAGGCCCACATGGAGTACACCGACCGCGCCGGTCGCCGGATGACGGCATCCGGTTCGCTCGTGGACTTCGGGCTGTACTTCTTCCACAACGCCCGCGCGCTCGTGGATGCCGGGCGCGGACCGTACTTCTACCTGGCGAAGCTGGAATCGTCCGAGGAGGCGGGGCTGTGGGACGACGTGTTCACCTTCAGCGAGGACTACGTCGGCCTGCCCCACGGCACGGTGCGGGCCACGGTGCTGATCGAGACGCTGCCCGCCGCGTTCGAGATGGAGGAGATCCTGTTCGAGCTGCGCGACCACTGCGCGGGGCTGAACGCCGGCCGCTGGGACTACATCTTCTCGATCATCAAGAACTACCGGGGTCGCGGCGCCCGGTTCGTGATGCCGGACCGCAGCGAGGTGACGATGACCGTGCCCTTCATGAGGGCGTACACCGAGCTGCTGGTCAAGACATGCCACGCCCGCGGCGCGCACGCGATCGGCGGCATGAGCGCGTTCATCCCGAACCGTCGCGACCCGGAGGTGACGGCGCGGGCGTTCGAGAAGGTCGCCGCGGACAAGAAGCGCGAGGCGGGCGACGGGTTCGACGGCACCTGGGTCGCGCACCCCGACCTCATCCCCACCGCGATGGCGGAGTTCGACGCGGTGCTGGGCGACCGCCCGAACCAGCTCGACCGCCGGCGCGAGGACGTCGCCGTGACGGCATCCAATCTCCTGGACGTGCACATCGGCCTGCCCATCACCGAGGCCGGCGTGCGGGGCAACGTGTCGGTGGCGATCCGCTACATCGAGGCGTGGCTGCGGGGTCAGGGCGCCGTCGCGATCGACGACCTCATGGAGGATGCGGCGACGGCCGAGATCTCCCGCTCGCAGATCTGGCAGTGGATCCACCAGGACCGCGAGCTCGCCGACGGCACGCGCATCACCCGCGAGTACGTCGAGGGGCTCATCGACGACGTGCTGGATGCCGCGCCGCGCGCCGACGGCGATCGGTTCGATGACGCCGCCGACATCTTCCGGGAGGTGGCCCTCCGCGAGGAGTTCCCCGCCTTCCTGACGCTGACGGCCTACGCGCGGCACCTCGTCGAGCTCTGA